From the genome of Zonotrichia albicollis isolate bZonAlb1 chromosome 20, bZonAlb1.hap1, whole genome shotgun sequence, one region includes:
- the LOC141731306 gene encoding platelet-activating factor receptor-like, protein MNSSVPGTLLVEHPGECVPNNPVQFVLVPITYCLVLCVGLPGNLVALLVFLQSGKVRKAIRIYLINLTLADILFNLTLPLWIHYYLAGGDWLLSEATCRLAGAAYYLATYSAITFMALISFNRFCAVRAARRVLPLPGPRGAALACALAWLLGLGCAVPTLATHQTFPTAAGTTACFEQHGRQRGYAYAMVGFFSAAFLVVLGTYASIARALSVPAAASPGSHRQQARTMVLGMLLVFVVCVAPYHLTLAPWVGSRPSAPLCAPPDTLDVLHTLSVALLSLNSCLDPVIYCFSIRRFRADLHRTLRKIGRCFPLPPPAPPGPAPGARASSFTSS, encoded by the coding sequence ATGAACAGTTCAGTGCCAGGAACGCTGCTGGTGGAACACCCTGGCGAGTGTGTGCCCAACAACCCGGTGCAGTTCGTGCTGGTGCCCATCACCTACTGCCTGGTGCTGTGTGTGGGGCTGCCGGGCAACCTGGTGGCGTTGCTGGTCTTCCTGCAGAGCGGCAAGGTGAGGAAGGCCATCCGCATCTACCTCATCAACCTCACGCTGGCTGACATCCTCTTCAACCTCACCCTTCCCCTCTGGATCCACTACTACCTGGCTGGGGGGGACTGGCTCCTCTCGGAGGCCACCTGtcgcctggcaggggctgcctaCTACCTGGCGACCTACAGCGCCATCACCTTCATGGCTCTGATCAGCTTTAACCGCTTCTGCGCCGTGCGGGCGGCGCGCCGggtgctgccgctgccggggcccCGCGGTGCCGCCCtggcctgtgccctggcctggctgctggggctgggctgtgcagtgcccaCCCTGGCCACCCACCAGACCTTCCCCACGGCCGCCGGGACCACCGCCTGCTTCGAGCAGCACGGGCGGCAGCGGGGCTATGCCTACGCCATGGTGGGGTTTTTCTCTGCCGCCttcctggtggtgctgggcaCCTACGCCTCCATCGCCAGGGCACTCTCGGTGCCCGCTGCTGCCTCGCCAGGCTCGCACCGGCAGCAGGCCCGTACCAtggtgctggggatgctgctggtcTTTGTGGTCTGTGTAGCCCCCTACCACCtgacactggccccttgggtggggagccggccctctgcccctctctgTGCTCCCCCGGACACCCTAGATGTGCTGCACACGCTGAGTGTGGCCCTGCTCAGCCTCAACAGCTGCCTGGACCCCGTCATTTACTGCTTCTCCATCCGGCGTTTCCGCGCTGACCTGCACCGCACCCTGCGCAAGATCGGCCGGTGCTTCCCTCTGCCTCCACCGGCCCCGCCTGGGCCAGCTCCCGGTGCCCGAGCATCCTCCTTCACCTCCTCCTAG